A single window of Archangium lipolyticum DNA harbors:
- a CDS encoding Hsp70 family protein codes for MGIVLGIDLGTTNSCMAMVDPATGQARVLTNREGERTTPSVVGFDASGKVTVGSAARRQAVLHPRDTVFSVKRLIGRRFSDPAVQKIMKLLPYEVVADPSGNAAVRVHGQVMTPAEVSSHVLRYLKESAEAQLGQSVDGAVITVPAYFDEVQRQETKNAGQRAGLTVHRLLNEPTAAMLACRFDESQPENIAVFDLGGGTFDISLLHVEGEVVQVLATCGDNFLGGDNVDELVVDALRRIFLKQTGMDLTGNPEALWRLKEAAEATKRTLSEMDQTSIELAFLAALPEGPLHLSIPSFSRTLLENLVARELDRLRAPCEQALQDAGLKVEDIHRAILVGGMTRMPAVRARAEKYLGRPGERSVNPDEAVAIGAALEADIVAGTSPEEPKVLLLDVLSRSLGIRTEGGRFSVLIPRNTTIPTRETKVFATTSDHQTHVDIEVYQGEAPTVEGNRYLGELQLAGLPAAPAGTVRVAVDFTIDADGLLQVTAREPATGRKAEATLRPPTASSP; via the coding sequence ATGGGAATCGTTCTCGGAATCGACCTGGGCACGACGAACAGCTGCATGGCCATGGTCGATCCGGCCACGGGGCAGGCCCGCGTCCTGACCAACCGCGAGGGGGAGCGCACTACCCCCTCTGTCGTCGGCTTCGATGCCTCGGGCAAGGTGACGGTGGGCAGCGCGGCCCGCCGCCAGGCCGTGCTCCACCCCCGGGACACCGTCTTCAGCGTGAAGCGGCTCATCGGCCGGCGCTTCTCGGATCCAGCGGTGCAGAAGATCATGAAGCTGCTGCCCTACGAGGTGGTGGCGGACCCCTCCGGCAACGCCGCGGTGCGCGTGCACGGCCAGGTGATGACGCCGGCCGAGGTGTCCAGCCACGTGCTGCGCTACCTCAAGGAGAGCGCCGAGGCGCAGCTCGGCCAGAGCGTGGACGGCGCCGTCATCACCGTGCCCGCCTACTTCGACGAGGTGCAGCGCCAGGAGACGAAGAACGCCGGCCAGCGCGCCGGGCTCACCGTGCACCGGCTGCTCAACGAGCCCACCGCGGCCATGCTCGCCTGCCGCTTCGACGAGTCCCAGCCGGAGAACATCGCCGTGTTCGACCTGGGCGGCGGCACCTTCGACATCTCCCTGCTGCACGTGGAGGGCGAGGTGGTGCAGGTGCTCGCCACCTGCGGCGACAACTTCCTGGGCGGAGACAACGTCGACGAGCTGGTGGTGGACGCCCTGCGCCGCATCTTCCTCAAGCAGACCGGAATGGACCTGACGGGCAACCCCGAGGCCCTCTGGCGCTTGAAGGAGGCCGCCGAGGCCACCAAGCGCACCCTCTCCGAGATGGATCAGACGTCCATCGAGCTGGCCTTCCTCGCCGCCCTCCCCGAGGGGCCCCTGCACCTGTCCATCCCCTCCTTCTCGCGCACCCTCCTGGAGAACCTGGTGGCCCGGGAGCTGGACAGGCTGCGCGCGCCCTGCGAACAGGCCCTCCAGGACGCGGGCCTGAAGGTGGAGGACATCCACCGCGCCATCCTGGTGGGCGGCATGACGCGCATGCCCGCGGTGCGCGCGCGCGCGGAGAAGTACCTGGGCCGTCCCGGCGAGCGCTCCGTCAACCCCGACGAGGCCGTGGCCATCGGCGCCGCCCTGGAGGCGGACATCGTCGCCGGCACCTCGCCCGAGGAGCCCAAGGTGCTGCTGCTGGACGTGCTCTCGCGCAGCCTGGGCATCCGCACCGAGGGCGGCCGCTTCAGCGTCCTCATCCCCCGCAACACCACCATCCCCACGCGCGAGACGAAGGTGTTCGCCACCACCTCCGACCACCAGACCCACGTGGACATCGAGGTGTACCAGGGCGAGGCGCCCACCGTGGAAGGCAACCGCTACCTCGGGGAGCTGCAACTGGCGGGGCTGCCCGCCGCGCCAGCCGGCACCGTGCGGGTGGCGGTGGACTTCACCATCGACGCGGATGGCCTCCTCCAGGTCACCGCGCGCGAGCCCGCCACCGGCCGCAAGGCCGAGGCGACGCTGCGCCCTCCCACCGCCAGCTCGCCCTGA
- a CDS encoding IPT/TIG domain-containing protein — MRVWNHLGAWVLAVVLCACGPGLSLNPDAGNGGTGGNPDTGVSPEEIPAPVVERSSELTYADPDGETLNLTVHGQGFVPGSIIHWEGQPLTTTYLSETRLTATFPSASFRYLVMNGAVQVFAPAPGGGLSERVYIPLPSPVISELVPGHIAADCEQTGEPISVRVLGKNFLRTSVVSFVGSLPLSTTFVSNQELTARLERSACYSASTHLLYVDTPSVWPRSSARVALEVRNPEPVIDDVWPRVISALEPGGADAGVDAGTPSEGNVLLSLWGTGLLHRGTGTEVRWNGARVSYIWNGDGSISVVLPPELVATSGQGELTLHNPPPGGGTSSPTRISIHSGPVVHELIPSSAELGGAGFTLEVSGERFDGASTVYWNGRARTTRLHPYGGRLLADIPAADLTLPGTARITVVGRDGKVSPPLGFLVSEERPAPVVRSLSSAVFSAGSGWRTLWVYGSGFHQDSRIRWNGEERVTTFVDSTTLRTSLSAADLQSAGVARITVVTPGPGGGTSLPLLLRIEPRLAVPVISSPGTMMAPSGTPEAEVSLVGYGFEPTSVILWNGETLPTWLTTYDTTSVQEARLSARVPASRLASPGTAEVHVLNPEPGGGLSDPVPFTILAPGEWGVPLSPASAEVGTQELYLDVNNLWSYSHITKDSVLQWGSEVLVPSRRDEGSFTVHLEKERLASVGKVEVRVFTPGVGLSAPRPFPIVPPRTPWLGTISPGVVSVGQWGETGSGALRVHGENFVGAHYSSQYRPPDTQVLWNGTARSMSLNSSGYDARIPVTAADVRTAGSVQVRLSKPSAVGETESLMALLHVTLERPVPLLQGLRPAGMPVGSPSFPLRVSGSGFHAASVVQWNDESLPTRLEGETLVATVPASVLAQPGEARVRVVTPEPGGGPSLPLVFQVYP, encoded by the coding sequence ATGCGAGTCTGGAATCACCTGGGGGCCTGGGTCCTGGCCGTGGTGCTCTGTGCCTGTGGACCGGGATTGAGTCTGAACCCTGATGCGGGCAATGGGGGAACGGGGGGCAATCCGGACACGGGCGTCTCCCCGGAGGAAATCCCGGCACCGGTGGTGGAGCGCTCCTCGGAGCTCACCTACGCGGATCCAGATGGGGAGACGCTCAACCTCACCGTCCATGGGCAGGGGTTTGTTCCCGGTTCCATCATCCACTGGGAAGGGCAGCCCCTGACCACCACCTACCTCAGCGAGACCCGGCTCACCGCCACGTTCCCGAGCGCCTCGTTCCGTTACCTGGTGATGAATGGTGCCGTTCAGGTCTTCGCACCGGCTCCCGGAGGAGGGTTGTCCGAACGGGTCTATATCCCGCTGCCCTCGCCGGTCATCTCGGAGCTCGTGCCCGGCCACATCGCCGCCGACTGCGAGCAGACCGGAGAGCCCATCTCCGTCCGGGTGCTCGGGAAGAACTTCCTGCGGACCTCCGTCGTGTCGTTCGTGGGGAGCCTCCCCCTGTCCACCACCTTCGTGAGCAATCAGGAGCTGACCGCGCGGCTCGAACGGTCGGCCTGCTATTCGGCCAGCACCCACCTGTTGTACGTGGACACTCCCTCCGTCTGGCCGCGGTCGTCGGCCCGGGTGGCGCTCGAGGTGCGCAACCCCGAGCCGGTCATCGATGACGTCTGGCCGCGCGTCATCTCAGCCCTCGAGCCCGGAGGAGCGGACGCGGGAGTGGACGCGGGCACGCCGTCGGAGGGCAATGTCCTTCTCTCCCTGTGGGGCACGGGCCTGCTCCACCGGGGGACCGGCACGGAGGTGCGCTGGAACGGCGCCCGGGTTTCCTACATCTGGAACGGCGATGGGTCGATCTCGGTGGTGCTTCCTCCGGAGCTCGTCGCCACCAGCGGCCAGGGCGAGCTCACGCTCCACAACCCTCCTCCCGGCGGGGGCACGTCGAGCCCCACCCGCATCTCCATCCACTCGGGCCCCGTGGTTCATGAGCTGATCCCCTCGAGTGCGGAGCTGGGAGGTGCTGGTTTCACCCTGGAGGTGTCGGGGGAGCGGTTCGATGGCGCCTCGACGGTGTATTGGAACGGGCGTGCGCGGACGACCAGGCTCCACCCCTACGGAGGTCGTCTCCTGGCCGACATTCCAGCGGCGGACCTGACCCTGCCCGGCACGGCGCGGATCACCGTGGTGGGTAGGGATGGGAAGGTCTCCCCTCCTTTGGGCTTCCTCGTCTCCGAGGAACGTCCCGCGCCGGTGGTCCGATCCCTCTCTTCCGCCGTCTTCTCCGCGGGCAGTGGCTGGAGGACGCTCTGGGTGTACGGCAGCGGCTTCCACCAGGACTCCCGGATTCGGTGGAACGGCGAGGAGCGTGTGACCACCTTCGTGGATTCGACCACCCTGAGGACCTCCCTGTCGGCCGCGGACCTCCAGAGCGCCGGAGTGGCCAGGATCACGGTGGTGACCCCGGGCCCCGGGGGCGGAACGTCCCTTCCGCTGCTGCTGCGAATCGAGCCACGCCTCGCCGTTCCGGTCATCAGCTCGCCCGGCACCATGATGGCTCCTTCGGGCACTCCGGAGGCGGAGGTCTCCCTCGTGGGGTATGGCTTCGAGCCCACGTCCGTCATCCTCTGGAATGGAGAGACACTGCCGACCTGGCTCACCACCTATGACACCACCAGCGTCCAGGAGGCACGTCTCTCCGCACGTGTGCCGGCCTCGCGGCTGGCGAGTCCCGGGACCGCCGAGGTGCATGTGCTCAATCCCGAGCCCGGGGGCGGGCTGAGCGACCCGGTGCCCTTCACCATCCTGGCGCCCGGCGAGTGGGGGGTACCGCTGTCCCCGGCCTCCGCCGAGGTGGGGACCCAGGAGTTGTACCTCGACGTGAATAACTTGTGGTCCTACTCCCACATCACCAAGGACTCGGTTTTGCAGTGGGGGAGCGAAGTGCTCGTGCCCTCCCGGCGTGACGAGGGCAGCTTCACCGTGCATCTGGAGAAGGAGCGTCTGGCCTCCGTCGGGAAGGTAGAGGTCCGGGTGTTCACACCCGGGGTGGGGCTGAGTGCTCCCAGGCCCTTCCCCATCGTCCCCCCGCGTACTCCGTGGCTCGGGACGATCTCTCCCGGTGTGGTCTCGGTGGGGCAGTGGGGCGAGACCGGCTCCGGTGCCCTGCGGGTGCACGGGGAGAACTTCGTTGGCGCCCACTACTCCAGCCAGTACCGGCCGCCGGACACCCAGGTGCTGTGGAATGGCACGGCCCGGAGCATGAGCCTGAACTCGTCCGGGTACGATGCCCGGATTCCCGTGACCGCGGCCGACGTGCGTACCGCGGGCTCGGTGCAGGTGCGCTTGTCCAAGCCTTCCGCAGTGGGAGAGACCGAGTCGCTGATGGCGCTCCTCCACGTGACGCTCGAACGGCCGGTGCCGCTCCTGCAGGGGCTGCGGCCCGCTGGCATGCCCGTGGGCAGCCCGTCCTTCCCGCTGCGGGTGAGTGGCTCGGGCTTCCACGCGGCCTCGGTGGTGCAATGGAATGACGAGTCCCTCCCCACGCGGTTGGAAGGCGAGACGCTCGTCGCCACCGTGCCCGCCTCGGTGCTGGCGCAGCCGGGCGAGGCGCGGGTGAGGGTCGTCACGCCCGAGCCCGGAGGTGGCCCCTCGCTGCCGCTCGTCTTCCAGGTGTATCCCTGA
- a CDS encoding DUF4384 domain-containing protein — protein sequence MNPAQAHLSSLELDTLALDALPPPEKERMAAHLGTCATCRQRSEENAALKAHFTRHVLPHHLADPRWRPSPWARWGALFARVAPVLAVAGLAVFFVLPRESVHEAPDLAVKGGATLQVFVHRDERVWKAGEGEPLAPMDQIRFQVESGGLPYLMVVSIDGAGKPSIYYPFNGLKSGPVETGEAVALPYSIILDAAPGPERLFALFSREPLQATTVRAALEEIGSGGPAAIRASTRLFVEADDQASFLFEKATP from the coding sequence ATGAATCCCGCGCAGGCCCATCTCTCGAGCCTGGAGCTCGACACGCTCGCGCTCGACGCGCTCCCTCCTCCGGAGAAGGAGCGGATGGCGGCGCACCTCGGCACCTGCGCCACGTGCCGCCAGCGCTCCGAGGAGAACGCCGCCCTGAAGGCCCACTTCACCCGCCACGTGCTGCCGCATCACCTCGCGGATCCGCGGTGGCGCCCCTCGCCGTGGGCCCGCTGGGGCGCGCTGTTCGCCCGGGTGGCACCCGTGCTCGCGGTGGCCGGGCTCGCCGTCTTCTTCGTGCTGCCGCGTGAATCCGTGCACGAGGCGCCGGACCTGGCCGTGAAGGGCGGGGCCACGCTCCAGGTCTTCGTGCACCGTGACGAGCGCGTGTGGAAGGCCGGGGAGGGCGAGCCGCTCGCGCCGATGGATCAGATCCGCTTCCAGGTGGAGTCCGGCGGGCTGCCGTACCTGATGGTGGTCTCCATCGACGGCGCGGGCAAGCCGAGCATCTACTACCCCTTCAACGGGCTGAAGAGCGGTCCCGTGGAGACCGGCGAGGCGGTGGCGCTCCCCTACAGCATCATCCTGGACGCCGCGCCTGGGCCGGAGCGGCTCTTCGCGCTCTTCTCCCGCGAGCCCCTCCAGGCCACCACCGTGCGCGCCGCGCTCGAGGAGATAGGATCCGGTGGCCCGGCCGCCATCCGCGCCTCCACACGCCTCTTCGTCGAGGCCGATGACCAGGCCTCCTTCCTCTTCGAGAAAGCCACACCATGA
- a CDS encoding RNA polymerase sigma factor: MNPDRFTALYRTYGPTLYARCRRILGDDAAAADATQETFLRLYKHLDKAADNQHALAWIYRVATHYCLNQVRNRRRRAEPVAELPELGGSHLEQVLLDADLARRLIARAPEKVSAVAWLYHAEGLGQDEVAEVLGVSRRTVVNRLAEFEKNAHKFARRSDA, encoded by the coding sequence ATGAACCCAGACCGTTTCACCGCCCTCTACCGCACCTACGGGCCCACGCTGTACGCCCGTTGCCGGCGCATCCTGGGCGACGACGCCGCGGCGGCCGATGCCACCCAGGAGACCTTCCTGCGGCTCTACAAGCACCTGGACAAGGCGGCCGACAACCAGCACGCGCTCGCGTGGATCTACCGCGTCGCCACCCACTACTGTCTCAACCAGGTGCGCAACCGCCGCCGCCGCGCCGAGCCCGTGGCCGAATTGCCCGAGCTCGGAGGTTCCCACCTGGAGCAGGTGCTCCTCGACGCCGACCTCGCCCGCCGGCTCATCGCCCGCGCTCCCGAGAAGGTCTCCGCCGTGGCGTGGCTCTACCACGCGGAGGGACTCGGCCAGGACGAGGTCGCCGAGGTGCTCGGCGTCTCCCGCCGCACCGTCGTCAACCGGCTCGCCGAGTTCGAGAAGAACGCCCACAAGTTCGCCAGGAGGAGTGACGCATGA
- a CDS encoding S1C family serine protease, producing MKFLQQFSDELETLVSKAAPAVVAVQHARGHGTGLFLTPDGYILTNRHVVRSPRQLTVELHDGSEVRAELVGADAPTDLAVVRTEQGSKFPTLPLADPHDVRVGQLVMAIGNPFRLERSVSMGVVSAVNRTLPLPDGVVLEGLLQTDAAINPGNSGGPLLNMRGQVVGINTVVLPYAQGIGFAVSATTAAWVASLLIQRGKVDRRFLGIAATAINLPPEQARDTGQPRAVRVLKVGEGSPAADAGLEAEDLLLGIDERPVTNVDDVQRLLALASAPEVSLNVLRKGRRRTLRARAAWREHSKAA from the coding sequence ATGAAGTTCCTCCAACAGTTCTCCGACGAGCTCGAAACCCTCGTGTCGAAGGCGGCGCCCGCGGTGGTGGCCGTGCAGCACGCGCGAGGCCATGGCACCGGCCTCTTCCTCACCCCCGACGGCTACATCCTCACCAACCGCCACGTGGTGCGCAGCCCGCGCCAGCTCACCGTGGAGCTGCACGATGGCAGCGAGGTGCGCGCCGAGCTCGTGGGCGCGGACGCTCCCACGGACCTCGCCGTGGTGCGCACCGAGCAGGGCTCGAAGTTCCCCACCCTTCCGCTCGCGGATCCGCATGACGTGCGCGTGGGCCAGCTGGTGATGGCCATCGGCAACCCCTTCCGCCTGGAGCGGTCCGTGTCGATGGGCGTGGTGAGCGCCGTCAACCGCACGCTGCCCCTGCCGGACGGAGTGGTGCTCGAAGGCCTGTTGCAGACGGACGCGGCCATCAACCCGGGCAACTCGGGCGGGCCGCTGCTCAACATGCGCGGGCAGGTGGTGGGCATCAACACCGTGGTGCTGCCGTACGCGCAGGGCATCGGCTTCGCGGTGAGCGCCACCACGGCGGCCTGGGTCGCCAGCCTGCTCATCCAGCGCGGCAAGGTGGACCGGCGCTTCCTCGGCATCGCCGCCACCGCCATCAACCTGCCGCCCGAGCAGGCCCGCGACACGGGCCAGCCCCGTGCCGTGCGAGTCCTCAAGGTGGGCGAGGGCTCGCCCGCGGCCGACGCCGGTCTCGAGGCGGAAGACCTGCTGCTGGGAATCGACGAGCGGCCCGTCACCAACGTGGACGACGTACAGCGGTTGCTGGCGCTCGCCTCGGCGCCCGAGGTGAGCCTGAACGTGCTGCGCAAGGGCCGCCGCCGCACCCTGCGGGCCCGCGCCGCCTGGCGCGAGCACAGCAAGGCGGCGTGA
- a CDS encoding serine/threonine protein kinase, translating into MAPSGDTTLPARFGRYVLLSHLGRGGMADIFRGVALGAGGFAKPVVVKRVLPEAIQQESAVKMFIEEARLSALLQHMNIAQIFDFGEQRGEYFIAMEFIHGRDLHDLLRRVSTRGQGIPVHVACYIAMEVLKGLDYAHRARSAAGEPLHLVHRDVNPTNILLSFEGEVKLLDFGVALVGNADTTNNVRGKPGYIPPEQLARKKADGRGDIFALGITLYEMLARRPAFKPGPMMDVLKQTVALKARPLRLQDASPFLPEPLCAVVNRCILANPDERFQTAADALDALDEFLLSAGLRVSQRDLAALMANTYEPEVRTPPVQPPIPQELLTQEAPAAVAPSTAPTFAVREPGGGLALSKLGEDDVQLLFAAGKLSPKAQVSQAGGPFLPPSAFPRFSAAAASAQERLEARLTKAPPPRYAGNLTLAPALRVMARLMLSKATGRLHFADNHAHKELFLKAGQVIAVRSSVAADRFGPFLLNTGKLTAEQWHRAVESTRPFSGRLMDALLASRVLSPAELAEWSREHRRTVALGLLGWTRGRYAFFEHEAPITDGSEERLGGLALLNEGLRAHYPLERLVREQEPLRHKPLFRNLDAPVAASDLALSASELRAASLLNKPGNTLTSALAELKRPEDEVALRRVALLFTEVGLLAAA; encoded by the coding sequence ATGGCGCCGTCGGGGGACACCACACTGCCCGCGCGCTTCGGGCGCTATGTGCTGCTCAGCCACCTGGGACGCGGTGGCATGGCGGACATCTTCCGGGGCGTGGCGCTCGGCGCGGGCGGCTTCGCCAAGCCCGTGGTGGTCAAGCGCGTGCTCCCGGAGGCCATCCAGCAGGAGTCCGCGGTGAAGATGTTCATCGAGGAGGCGCGGCTGTCGGCGCTCCTCCAGCACATGAACATCGCTCAAATCTTCGACTTCGGAGAGCAGCGGGGCGAGTACTTCATCGCCATGGAGTTCATCCATGGGCGCGACCTGCATGACCTGCTGCGGCGCGTGTCGACGCGGGGACAGGGCATCCCCGTGCACGTGGCCTGCTACATCGCCATGGAGGTGCTCAAGGGGCTGGACTACGCGCACCGGGCGCGCTCGGCGGCCGGCGAGCCGCTCCACCTGGTGCACCGCGACGTCAACCCCACCAACATCCTCCTGTCCTTCGAGGGGGAGGTGAAGCTGCTCGACTTCGGCGTGGCGCTGGTGGGCAACGCGGACACCACGAACAACGTGCGTGGCAAGCCGGGCTACATCCCCCCCGAGCAGCTCGCCCGGAAGAAGGCGGACGGGCGCGGCGACATCTTCGCCCTGGGCATCACCCTCTACGAGATGCTGGCGCGCCGGCCCGCCTTCAAGCCCGGCCCGATGATGGACGTGCTCAAGCAGACGGTGGCGCTCAAGGCGCGGCCGCTGCGGTTGCAGGACGCGTCCCCCTTCCTGCCGGAGCCGCTGTGCGCGGTGGTCAACCGGTGCATCCTCGCCAACCCGGACGAGCGCTTCCAGACGGCCGCCGACGCGCTCGACGCGCTCGATGAGTTCCTGCTCTCCGCTGGCCTGCGCGTGTCGCAGCGCGACCTGGCCGCGCTGATGGCCAACACCTACGAGCCCGAGGTGCGCACGCCCCCGGTGCAGCCGCCCATCCCCCAGGAGCTGCTGACGCAGGAGGCCCCCGCCGCGGTGGCCCCGTCCACCGCGCCCACGTTCGCGGTCCGCGAGCCGGGGGGAGGCCTCGCCCTCTCGAAGCTGGGCGAGGACGACGTGCAGCTCCTCTTCGCCGCCGGGAAGTTGTCTCCGAAGGCACAGGTGTCACAGGCCGGAGGACCCTTCCTGCCGCCCTCGGCATTCCCCCGCTTCAGCGCCGCGGCGGCCTCGGCCCAGGAGCGCCTCGAGGCCCGGCTCACCAAGGCTCCCCCGCCCCGCTACGCCGGGAACCTGACCCTGGCGCCCGCGCTCCGGGTGATGGCGCGGCTCATGCTGTCCAAGGCCACCGGCCGGCTCCACTTCGCCGACAACCACGCCCACAAGGAGCTCTTCCTCAAGGCGGGCCAGGTCATCGCGGTGCGCTCGAGCGTGGCCGCGGACCGCTTCGGCCCCTTCCTCCTCAACACGGGAAAGCTGACGGCGGAGCAGTGGCATCGGGCGGTGGAGAGCACGCGCCCCTTCTCCGGCCGGCTGATGGACGCACTGCTCGCCTCGCGGGTCCTCTCCCCGGCGGAGCTGGCCGAGTGGTCGCGCGAGCACCGGCGCACCGTGGCGCTCGGCCTGCTGGGCTGGACACGGGGCCGCTACGCCTTCTTCGAGCACGAGGCCCCCATCACCGACGGCTCCGAGGAGCGGCTGGGCGGACTCGCGCTGCTCAACGAGGGCCTGCGCGCGCACTACCCGCTGGAGCGGCTGGTGCGCGAGCAGGAGCCCCTGCGCCACAAGCCCCTCTTCCGCAACCTGGACGCGCCGGTGGCCGCCAGCGACCTGGCGCTCTCGGCCTCCGAGCTGCGCGCGGCATCACTGCTCAACAAGCCCGGAAATACCCTGACCTCCGCGCTTGCGGAACTCAAGCGTCCGGAGGATGAAGTAGCCCTGCGCCGCGTGGCGCTGCTCTTCACCGAGGTAGGGCTCCTGGCGGCGGCCTAG
- a CDS encoding Crp/Fnr family transcriptional regulator: protein MSFSQLLAHVPMFEHLASEELDTLSALLQQRRYSKGEVIFHQGDVGTALFIVRKGEVAIRLSSAEGKEVILALLGRGDAFGELALLDGEPRSTDAVAREETHLLSLHQEDFRRFLSERPQVAMGLLAVLSQMVRRVTQLVHDSAFLDARARLARVLLDLARTQGQPSASGGIVIPKQLTQADLANLCGVTRESANKWLRFYAREGLLSYENGQITLADPERLRRDVVD, encoded by the coding sequence ATGTCCTTCTCGCAGCTGCTGGCTCACGTCCCGATGTTCGAGCACCTCGCCAGCGAGGAGTTGGACACCCTCTCCGCGCTGCTGCAGCAGCGGCGCTACAGCAAGGGCGAGGTCATCTTCCACCAGGGGGATGTGGGAACGGCGCTGTTCATCGTGCGCAAGGGCGAGGTGGCCATCCGCCTGAGCTCCGCGGAGGGCAAGGAGGTCATCCTGGCGCTGCTGGGCCGGGGGGATGCCTTCGGAGAGCTGGCGCTGCTGGACGGGGAGCCGCGCTCGACGGACGCGGTGGCGCGCGAGGAGACGCACCTGTTGAGCCTCCACCAGGAGGACTTCCGGCGCTTCCTGAGCGAGCGCCCGCAGGTGGCCATGGGGCTGCTGGCGGTGCTCAGCCAGATGGTGCGGCGCGTCACGCAGCTCGTGCATGACTCGGCCTTCCTGGACGCGCGCGCGCGGCTGGCGCGGGTGCTGTTGGACCTGGCCCGGACGCAGGGACAGCCGAGCGCCAGCGGCGGAATCGTCATCCCCAAGCAGCTCACCCAGGCGGATCTGGCCAACCTGTGCGGGGTGACGCGGGAGAGCGCCAACAAGTGGTTGCGCTTCTACGCCCGCGAGGGGCTGCTCTCGTACGAGAACGGGCAGATCACCCTGGCGGACCCCGAGAGGCTGCGCCGCGACGTGGTGGACTGA
- a CDS encoding caspase family protein, giving the protein MSSRLLLLPVLAALLAGSPALADTRRVAVLVGNNVGSGERPPLRFAEADAGKMARVLTELGDVAPDDLFLLQGKGLAQLRDTLSLATRRISSWRGEPGTRVVLLFYFSGHSDGVALELGRERLTFTALREWLERTGAEVRLAVVDSCRSGALLRAKGGTPGPAFQIKLADDVASAGQVLLTSSAEDEVSLESKEIGGSFFTHHLVSGLRGAADASGDGQVTLTEAYQYAFSCTVTATSNTFTGGQHPAYDYRLSGQGDLVLTQVHTPGSALELPEGFERALLIQILRDQVLVELPAGAPRKVALPPGEYAVKVWRGGKLHRARVRVGAGEAKQLRWEELPAEAGPAIAASAKGEEPELEAPVPEAPVQETPVASFIEGSELALGAGMRGTASLGGALMPLGHLSYTGRGTLRLVVGLELGSLRAGDVRETVGQLSLGLRWNVLGRPGERFQAYLGMALVGQLIHQTSGEKVIGWLVSPGLGPWIGVRWPLSDSVLALAEVHAPITLLKRQDGPTSSQLIPSGRLGLAFVLR; this is encoded by the coding sequence ATGAGCTCGCGACTCCTGCTGCTCCCCGTCCTGGCCGCGCTGCTGGCGGGCTCGCCCGCGCTCGCGGACACCCGCCGCGTCGCCGTGCTCGTGGGAAACAACGTGGGAAGTGGCGAGCGGCCGCCGCTGCGCTTCGCGGAGGCCGATGCCGGCAAGATGGCCCGCGTCCTCACGGAGCTGGGCGACGTGGCCCCCGATGACCTCTTCCTCCTCCAGGGCAAGGGACTGGCACAGCTCCGCGACACGTTGAGCCTCGCCACCCGGAGGATCTCCTCCTGGCGTGGCGAGCCGGGCACTCGCGTCGTCCTCCTCTTCTACTTCTCCGGGCACTCGGATGGGGTGGCGCTCGAACTGGGCCGCGAGCGCCTCACCTTCACCGCGCTCCGCGAGTGGTTGGAGCGCACGGGCGCCGAGGTCCGGCTGGCCGTCGTCGACAGCTGCAGGAGCGGTGCGCTGCTGCGCGCCAAGGGCGGCACGCCCGGCCCGGCGTTTCAAATCAAGCTCGCGGACGACGTCGCCAGCGCGGGGCAGGTGCTGCTCACCTCCAGCGCGGAGGACGAGGTGTCGCTGGAGTCGAAGGAGATTGGTGGCTCCTTCTTCACCCATCACCTGGTGTCGGGACTGCGGGGCGCGGCGGATGCCTCGGGCGACGGGCAGGTGACGCTGACCGAGGCCTACCAGTACGCATTCTCGTGCACCGTCACCGCCACCTCCAACACCTTCACGGGCGGCCAGCACCCGGCCTACGACTACCGGCTCTCGGGACAGGGCGACCTGGTGCTCACCCAGGTGCACACGCCGGGCTCGGCCCTGGAGCTGCCCGAGGGCTTCGAGCGCGCGCTCCTCATCCAGATATTGCGCGACCAGGTCCTGGTCGAGCTGCCCGCGGGCGCTCCGCGCAAGGTGGCCCTGCCACCGGGCGAGTACGCGGTGAAGGTGTGGCGTGGCGGCAAGCTCCACCGGGCCCGTGTGCGCGTGGGCGCCGGAGAGGCGAAGCAGCTCCGGTGGGAGGAGCTTCCCGCCGAGGCGGGCCCGGCCATCGCGGCCAGCGCCAAGGGCGAGGAGCCCGAGCTGGAGGCGCCCGTACCGGAAGCGCCCGTACAGGAGACGCCGGTGGCGTCCTTCATCGAGGGCTCGGAGCTGGCCCTGGGGGCGGGCATGCGCGGAACGGCCTCGCTCGGCGGGGCACTGATGCCGCTGGGCCACCTCTCGTATACGGGAAGGGGAACGCTCCGGCTGGTGGTGGGGCTCGAGCTGGGCAGCCTCCGAGCCGGAGACGTTCGTGAGACGGTGGGCCAGCTCTCGCTGGGTCTGCGCTGGAACGTGCTGGGCAGGCCCGGGGAGCGCTTCCAGGCCTATCTGGGCATGGCGCTGGTGGGGCAGCTCATCCATCAGACCTCGGGGGAGAAGGTCATCGGCTGGCTGGTGAGCCCCGGCCTCGGTCCCTGGATCGGCGTGCGGTGGCCCTTGTCGGACAGTGTCCTGGCCCTGGCCGAGGTGCACGCCCCCATCACCCTGCTCAAGCGTCAGGACGGGCCGACGTCCTCGCAACTCATCCCCAGCGGCCGGCTTGGCCTGGCCTTCGTGCTGCGCTGA